From the genome of Effusibacillus lacus, one region includes:
- a CDS encoding DMT family transporter, with product MAKSYLILLLCVFIWALNYIVRQILLREFSPLFLSAFSLTVISVVFLLWSVLTKSLVRLTRRELLLFFLSAGIGLVANQIFLFSGLKYSSATNAALIFSMSPLITAGLAAVFLKETITWRMIAGCLLAITGLFLALNIREHFIFQFGDLLLLGGTFTFSCNLILVRMLSERLSPLIITVYSFTISCLILDPIAMAFTTVNWSTSFYIWGLAFVSVICAQGLTGIMWNKGMNDVGAARSSIILNLQPLMTMLLDFFIFHHTFDIQQIVGAVMVFLGVLVGSLQKGFMTNQN from the coding sequence TTGGCCAAGTCTTACCTGATTCTCTTGTTATGCGTTTTTATTTGGGCATTAAATTACATTGTAAGACAGATTTTATTACGCGAGTTTTCGCCCTTATTTCTTTCAGCTTTTAGTCTAACCGTTATTTCTGTTGTTTTTCTGCTTTGGTCGGTACTAACAAAGTCCTTGGTACGACTGACTCGCAGGGAACTGCTTCTGTTCTTTTTATCAGCGGGAATCGGATTAGTAGCGAATCAGATTTTCTTATTCAGTGGTTTAAAGTATTCATCAGCCACGAATGCAGCTCTCATTTTCAGCATGTCTCCGCTCATTACCGCGGGATTGGCAGCCGTTTTCCTGAAGGAAACCATCACATGGCGAATGATAGCAGGGTGTCTGCTTGCCATAACCGGTCTTTTCCTAGCTTTGAATATTCGAGAGCATTTTATTTTTCAGTTCGGTGATTTGTTGCTCTTAGGGGGCACTTTCACGTTCTCTTGCAATCTGATTCTTGTTCGTATGCTTTCCGAGCGATTGTCCCCCCTTATTATCACAGTTTATAGTTTTACAATCAGTTGTTTAATCCTCGATCCGATTGCAATGGCTTTTACAACTGTCAATTGGAGTACTTCATTTTATATATGGGGATTGGCTTTTGTATCGGTGATTTGTGCGCAAGGGCTGACCGGTATCATGTGGAATAAAGGCATGAACGATGTCGGTGCTGCACGATCATCAATCATTCTCAATTTGCAGCCATTAATGACAATGCTGCTGGATTTTTTCATCTTTCACCATACATTTGATATTCAACAAATTGTCGGCGCTGTGATGGTGTTCCTTGGTGTACTGGTTGGCTCGCTTCAGAAGGGATTCATGACAAACCAAAATTAG
- a CDS encoding OPT/YSL family transporter: protein MATEKKHPTIFDPFALVLNIVTGVIGAIIGMQIVTTLGVTPNTSIIGALVAMMIARIPVALFQKYRSVHRQNLVQTSISSATFGAANSLLIPIGIPFVMGAPELIIPMLIGAALAMFIDAGILYKLFDSKIFPATGTWAPGVATAESILAGDKGGKRAALLGVGTLIGLIGSYFKISMSAFGVAFIGNVWALTMFGIGLMFRQYSVPWFGIDVNKLYIPHGIMIGAGLVALIQVSLLIFKKQKDMIKSSAIGAAATAETPVATTRSMDQARRALGYGFLAYLAVALIIALLGGLYTDMSPGMLIGFLVFAAFAAFVHELIVGIAAMHSGWFPAFAVAFITLLFGIMLGFPPEALALLAGFSASTGPAFADMGYDLKTGYMLRGNGEDAEFELQGRKQQYITGMIAFGVALLVVLFTYKSYFVQNLVPPIDKVYVSTIQAGASPDIAKQLFLWAIPGAIVQFIGGPSRQLGVLFATGLLILTPNACWAVLAGIAIRLIWTKVKGKEGETPMTIMAAGFIAGDALYSFFNSVFKLKK, encoded by the coding sequence ATGGCAACAGAAAAGAAACACCCAACGATCTTTGATCCGTTTGCACTTGTTCTTAACATCGTCACTGGTGTAATTGGTGCCATCATTGGGATGCAAATCGTAACAACGCTGGGGGTAACGCCCAACACGTCTATTATTGGTGCATTAGTTGCGATGATGATTGCAAGAATTCCGGTAGCACTCTTTCAGAAATACAGATCGGTTCACCGGCAGAACCTTGTTCAAACCTCTATTTCGTCTGCAACATTCGGAGCGGCGAACAGCTTGTTGATTCCAATCGGAATTCCATTCGTAATGGGCGCTCCCGAATTGATTATCCCTATGTTAATTGGTGCAGCCCTTGCGATGTTTATCGATGCCGGTATTCTATACAAATTGTTTGATTCGAAAATCTTCCCTGCAACCGGAACTTGGGCGCCGGGTGTCGCTACAGCCGAATCGATTTTGGCTGGAGACAAAGGCGGAAAACGAGCAGCTCTTCTCGGTGTGGGAACTCTCATCGGACTCATCGGGTCGTATTTTAAAATTTCGATGTCCGCGTTTGGGGTTGCCTTTATTGGAAACGTTTGGGCCCTGACCATGTTTGGTATCGGTCTTATGTTTCGGCAATATTCGGTTCCTTGGTTTGGCATCGATGTCAATAAGTTGTATATTCCGCATGGAATCATGATAGGTGCAGGGCTTGTAGCTTTAATCCAAGTTTCATTGTTAATTTTTAAGAAACAAAAAGACATGATCAAATCATCAGCAATTGGAGCAGCAGCAACGGCAGAAACACCTGTTGCGACTACCCGTTCGATGGATCAAGCCAGGCGTGCGTTGGGATACGGATTTCTTGCCTATCTCGCAGTGGCTCTGATTATTGCGCTTCTTGGCGGGTTATATACTGATATGTCCCCTGGAATGTTAATCGGTTTCTTGGTATTCGCCGCATTTGCAGCTTTCGTTCATGAATTGATTGTGGGAATTGCGGCGATGCACTCAGGCTGGTTTCCTGCTTTTGCCGTAGCATTCATTACACTGCTGTTCGGGATTATGCTTGGGTTCCCGCCGGAGGCACTTGCTTTACTTGCCGGTTTTAGTGCTTCCACCGGACCCGCATTTGCCGACATGGGGTATGACCTTAAGACAGGGTACATGTTGCGCGGTAATGGTGAAGATGCAGAGTTTGAACTTCAAGGAAGAAAGCAGCAGTATATTACAGGAATGATAGCTTTTGGCGTGGCTTTGTTGGTGGTTCTCTTTACTTACAAATCTTACTTTGTTCAAAACTTGGTACCGCCGATTGATAAAGTTTATGTTTCTACGATTCAAGCAGGTGCGTCTCCTGATATCGCGAAACAACTCTTCCTATGGGCAATACCGGGTGCCATAGTGCAATTCATCGGGGGACCGAGCCGTCAGTTAGGAGTACTTTTTGCCACCGGTCTTCTAATTCTTACCCCGAATGCCTGCTGGGCGGTTCTTGCCGGAATTGCAATTCGCCTGATTTGGACTAAGGTGAAGGGCAAAGAAGGTGAAACACCGATGACCATTATGGCAGCAGGTTTTATCGCCGGTGATGCGCTGTACAGCTTCTTTAACTCCGTGTTCAAATTAAAAAAATGA
- a CDS encoding DUF917 domain-containing protein, with protein sequence MAKISLDERVVEYAVYGGAVLGGGGGGWIEEGLQTGKLALEIGQPTLLTVDELQEDDLLVTVSLVGAPAAKEKFVKPIDYAKALDILSKKIGKPIQGITTNENGASTTVNGWFQSAVTGIPVIDNPCNGRAHPTGAMGSLNLSDLPDYVSHQAAVGGKDQNYIELSASGSLEKVASLIRRASVEAGGMVAVARNPVTVAYAKQNGAPGAITQAIEVGEALLNHKGEAAIQAVVAKLGGKVVTEGFVTDFTLETTGGFDVGTVWINGSYELTFWNEYMTLERDGERYSTFPDLIMTLDAKTAKPVVSAAIEKGQQLAVIAVPKENLILSSTMRNEKLLKPIEEIIKKPVLQYIF encoded by the coding sequence TTGGCCAAGATTTCATTGGATGAAAGAGTCGTAGAATATGCCGTCTACGGAGGGGCTGTCCTCGGAGGCGGAGGAGGCGGCTGGATCGAAGAAGGATTGCAAACCGGAAAATTGGCGCTAGAAATAGGACAACCGACGCTTCTTACAGTGGATGAACTTCAAGAGGACGACCTGCTGGTGACTGTCTCACTCGTTGGGGCTCCTGCGGCGAAGGAGAAGTTTGTAAAACCCATAGACTACGCAAAAGCTCTTGACATTCTCTCAAAAAAAATCGGGAAACCGATTCAAGGTATTACAACGAATGAAAATGGAGCAAGTACGACGGTGAACGGATGGTTTCAATCGGCAGTGACCGGGATCCCCGTAATCGATAACCCGTGCAATGGTCGTGCTCATCCCACCGGTGCCATGGGATCACTTAATTTGTCAGATCTACCTGATTATGTATCGCACCAGGCCGCAGTTGGCGGAAAAGACCAAAACTATATCGAATTGAGCGCTTCCGGTTCTCTGGAAAAAGTTGCATCGCTGATTCGAAGAGCATCGGTGGAAGCCGGTGGAATGGTCGCCGTAGCAAGAAACCCCGTCACGGTGGCTTACGCAAAACAAAATGGTGCGCCGGGTGCCATCACACAGGCCATTGAAGTCGGGGAAGCATTGCTCAACCATAAAGGTGAAGCTGCCATTCAAGCAGTTGTCGCAAAACTTGGAGGGAAAGTGGTTACGGAGGGTTTTGTTACGGACTTTACTCTGGAAACCACTGGTGGATTCGATGTGGGTACCGTATGGATCAATGGTTCCTATGAACTCACCTTTTGGAACGAATACATGACGCTTGAAAGAGATGGAGAGCGATACTCAACGTTCCCGGATCTGATCATGACGTTAGATGCCAAGACGGCAAAACCTGTAGTGTCAGCCGCCATTGAAAAAGGGCAGCAATTGGCAGTGATTGCGGTGCCAAAAGAAAACTTAATACTCAGCTCTACCATGCGCAATGAAAAACTACTGAAACCGATCGAAGAAATTATTAAAAAACCCGTTCTGCAATATATTTTTTAA
- a CDS encoding DUF1177 domain-containing protein, with translation MALKQTLLAFETLDNAFVNGETVKELFKDFSNVTVEVTTIKGEKGSTDFVKIVIPGTNGKSNGGDAPTMGIIGRLGGIGARPSRIGLVSDADGAVAAIASALKLAEMQTKGDSLKGDVIVTTHICPNAPTQPHEPVDFMGSPVDMQTMNEYEVVPEMEAIISIDTTKGNRVINHKGIAISPTVKEGYILRVSEDLLRIMEMTTGQFPVTFPITMQDITPYGNDVYHINSILQPSIATDSPVVGVAITAQSAVPGCGTGASHETDIASAVRFAVEVAKEFTNGISQFYNKAEFERLTKLYGSMKTLQTMGKESGRS, from the coding sequence ATGGCTCTCAAACAAACTTTGCTAGCATTTGAAACATTGGACAACGCTTTTGTAAACGGGGAAACAGTCAAAGAACTCTTTAAAGATTTTTCGAATGTGACGGTTGAGGTCACCACTATAAAAGGAGAAAAGGGAAGCACCGATTTTGTTAAAATCGTAATCCCTGGAACCAACGGAAAGAGCAATGGCGGTGATGCCCCGACTATGGGAATTATCGGGCGTCTTGGTGGAATTGGTGCACGTCCCAGCCGTATCGGTTTGGTATCCGATGCAGACGGAGCCGTAGCTGCCATTGCGTCCGCTCTCAAATTGGCGGAGATGCAAACCAAAGGGGATTCCTTGAAAGGGGATGTCATTGTCACCACACATATCTGCCCCAACGCTCCGACCCAACCCCATGAACCGGTCGATTTTATGGGATCTCCGGTCGATATGCAGACCATGAACGAGTATGAAGTAGTCCCCGAAATGGAAGCCATTATCTCCATAGATACGACCAAGGGAAATCGCGTAATTAACCATAAAGGAATTGCCATTTCTCCGACGGTGAAGGAAGGATACATCCTTCGTGTGAGTGAGGATTTGCTTCGAATCATGGAAATGACAACCGGACAGTTTCCGGTTACCTTCCCAATCACGATGCAAGACATCACCCCTTATGGAAACGATGTCTACCATATTAACTCGATTTTGCAACCATCTATTGCTACCGATTCGCCAGTGGTAGGGGTTGCCATTACGGCGCAATCGGCTGTTCCCGGATGCGGTACCGGTGCAAGCCATGAGACCGATATTGCCTCAGCGGTGCGGTTTGCAGTGGAAGTGGCAAAAGAATTTACGAACGGAATCAGCCAATTCTACAACAAAGCGGAGTTTGAAAGATTGACAAAACTCTACGGTTCCATGAAAACTCTTCAAACGATGGGAAAAGAATCAGGACGTTCTTAA
- a CDS encoding AroM family protein: MNKLGMITIGQAPRTDVAPIIEKYITGQAELLQVGVLDGFSKQYVEENLYPESGDYVLTSRLTTGEQVVMSRGKIQPILQEKINLLEEVGITQILLLCTGVFPGLTTKISYLIEPDHIIPPTVKAMVGNRRFGVVVPLDEQKTELNTKYLPFGLNPLFAVASPYKNDLASFEEAANALKGKVDLILLDCMGYTEESRELVAKATGLPVILSNALMAKLVSEMI, from the coding sequence ATGAACAAACTGGGGATGATTACAATTGGGCAAGCACCCCGAACTGACGTAGCACCCATAATCGAAAAATACATTACCGGGCAAGCTGAACTATTGCAAGTCGGGGTTTTAGACGGATTTTCCAAACAGTATGTTGAAGAAAATCTGTATCCCGAATCCGGGGACTATGTGTTAACCTCCCGGCTGACCACAGGGGAACAGGTGGTTATGTCCCGAGGGAAGATTCAACCGATTTTACAAGAAAAAATTAATCTTTTAGAAGAGGTGGGTATTACCCAAATTCTTCTTCTTTGCACCGGTGTTTTCCCCGGACTTACGACAAAAATATCCTATCTGATCGAGCCGGATCACATCATTCCGCCTACTGTAAAAGCGATGGTTGGAAATCGGAGATTCGGAGTTGTGGTGCCACTCGATGAACAAAAAACCGAATTGAACACTAAATATCTCCCTTTTGGATTGAATCCTTTATTTGCGGTTGCTTCCCCTTATAAAAACGATTTGGCAAGTTTTGAGGAAGCAGCAAATGCATTAAAGGGCAAGGTCGACCTTATTTTGCTTGACTGCATGGGGTATACAGAAGAGTCACGAGAACTGGTAGCAAAAGCGACTGGATTACCGGTGATACTCTCAAATGCACTGATGGCAAAATTGGTCTCAGAAATGATTTAA
- a CDS encoding aminopeptidase has translation MNRQLVEVSKNVLQNCLGLREAESFLVATDDVKKDLAEALYEAGKQLGAEAILMVMKEREKSGQEPPIAVSIAMANSSVVVCITEHSLTHTQARKNAVASGARVATMPGITEDMFLEGAISADYSKVKEMTEQVSQILTKGALVRIEKGGYALSFSIEGRKGIPSTGVYLSPGESGNLPSGEAYIAPIEGTATGQILIDGSIAGIGKLNSPVLLTIDNGRIVNAEGESADILLQILGDGDGRLLGEFGIGTNEKARITGVVLEDEKVYGTIHVAFGSNNTFGGTIAAGVHIDGVVNQPDVYIDHVQVLKKGALVV, from the coding sequence ATGAACCGGCAATTAGTGGAAGTCAGTAAAAATGTACTGCAGAATTGTTTGGGGCTTCGCGAAGCGGAGTCATTTCTGGTTGCAACAGATGATGTAAAAAAAGACCTTGCTGAAGCATTGTACGAGGCGGGTAAACAGCTTGGGGCAGAAGCCATTTTGATGGTGATGAAGGAAAGAGAAAAATCCGGACAAGAACCACCAATTGCTGTATCGATTGCGATGGCGAATTCCAGTGTTGTGGTTTGTATCACAGAACATTCCTTGACCCATACACAAGCCCGCAAAAATGCGGTTGCATCAGGTGCACGTGTGGCAACCATGCCCGGGATTACAGAAGATATGTTTTTAGAAGGAGCCATTTCTGCCGATTATTCAAAAGTGAAAGAAATGACGGAGCAAGTGTCGCAGATCCTAACAAAAGGGGCGCTGGTAAGGATCGAAAAAGGTGGATATGCACTTTCTTTTTCGATTGAAGGGCGCAAAGGAATTCCAAGTACGGGTGTCTATTTATCTCCCGGTGAATCGGGAAACCTGCCATCAGGTGAAGCGTATATTGCCCCGATTGAGGGGACAGCAACCGGACAAATCCTGATTGATGGATCTATAGCGGGAATTGGAAAGCTGAATTCCCCGGTGCTGCTCACGATCGATAATGGACGGATTGTGAATGCAGAAGGAGAGTCGGCAGATATTCTGCTTCAAATCTTAGGTGATGGAGACGGCAGGCTGCTTGGAGAATTCGGAATCGGTACAAATGAAAAAGCCCGAATCACGGGTGTTGTTCTTGAGGATGAAAAAGTGTACGGAACCATACATGTAGCTTTCGGCAGCAATAATACGTTTGGCGGCACCATTGCAGCTGGTGTGCATATCGATGGTGTTGTAAACCAACCGGATGTATATATTGACCACGTTCAGGTTCTTAAGAAGGGGGCGCTTGTCGTGTAA
- a CDS encoding nitroreductase family protein produces the protein MSHRLIRSRLELEGIELPEKILNQTLDVLTRHESIRGFQKRPLPKGVLKAILTAARSAPTSSNLQAYSIIVVTDEERKDRLATLSGNQGFIREAPVFLVFCADIYRLKYVTERQGYRFAAETLEMFLLAAVDAALALQNALVAAESLGLVSVPVGSVRNDPVRMSEELGLPDGVFALAGLSIGFEREGVRRGVKPRLPEQVTVHHEQYSTEHLEEGLAEYDRVMIERRTYDGRRVSIAGEPEREGVEYGWCEHTARRCTRPETIAASASLRENLRQVLEQRGFSFR, from the coding sequence ATGAGCCACCGACTGATCCGGAGTCGTTTGGAACTTGAGGGAATCGAGCTTCCTGAAAAAATACTGAACCAGACACTGGATGTTCTGACTCGCCACGAATCGATCCGGGGCTTTCAGAAAAGGCCTCTCCCTAAAGGAGTATTGAAGGCCATTCTTACGGCCGCAAGGAGCGCGCCAACATCGTCCAATCTTCAGGCCTACAGTATTATTGTCGTTACCGATGAAGAACGAAAGGATCGGTTGGCTACTCTTTCCGGCAATCAGGGATTTATTCGGGAAGCCCCCGTATTCCTGGTGTTTTGTGCAGACATTTACCGATTGAAATATGTGACAGAGCGTCAAGGGTATCGTTTTGCTGCTGAGACACTGGAAATGTTTTTATTGGCAGCTGTAGATGCGGCACTTGCCCTTCAAAACGCACTCGTAGCCGCAGAGTCTCTGGGACTCGTATCGGTTCCCGTTGGCTCGGTCCGAAATGATCCCGTTAGAATGTCGGAAGAATTGGGATTACCGGATGGAGTCTTTGCTCTGGCAGGGTTGTCCATCGGATTTGAACGGGAGGGTGTGCGCCGTGGGGTGAAACCACGTCTTCCCGAACAAGTAACGGTACACCATGAGCAGTATTCAACGGAGCATCTGGAAGAAGGATTGGCTGAATATGACAGAGTGATGATCGAAAGAAGGACGTACGATGGACGGCGGGTTTCAATAGCGGGAGAACCAGAGCGGGAAGGAGTTGAGTATGGGTGGTGCGAACATACCGCGAGGCGTTGCACACGCCCTGAAACAATTGCCGCTTCGGCAAGTCTGCGGGAAAATCTGAGACAAGTATTGGAACAAAGAGGATTTTCATTTCGATAA
- a CDS encoding nitroreductase family protein: MNVLDAIKIRRSIRSFERRSLPPEVIQSIEDAILHSPSGSNAQESHFVIVQDPDQIRRIKRFAQGLSGDPAAVVVLCTNKEEALARGGLDTAEVLRFVNLGIAAAYILLTASSLEVGSCPARSFHQKAIKEILGLPEGIEPELLISLGYSNQPPRPKSSKPVREVISYDQYGKEKP, translated from the coding sequence GTGAATGTATTGGATGCTATAAAGATCAGGCGCAGTATTCGCTCTTTCGAGAGACGATCACTCCCGCCGGAAGTAATTCAGTCTATTGAAGATGCAATACTGCACAGCCCATCCGGAAGCAATGCACAGGAATCCCATTTTGTAATTGTCCAAGACCCGGATCAAATTCGACGAATCAAACGATTTGCACAAGGATTGTCTGGCGATCCAGCCGCCGTGGTCGTACTCTGTACGAATAAGGAAGAGGCATTGGCACGCGGGGGTCTTGATACAGCTGAAGTACTTCGCTTCGTAAATCTTGGGATTGCGGCTGCGTATATTCTGCTGACGGCAAGTTCTTTGGAAGTAGGAAGCTGCCCTGCCCGCTCATTTCATCAGAAAGCCATAAAGGAAATATTGGGATTGCCAGAAGGTATCGAACCCGAGCTGTTGATCAGTCTTGGATACTCGAATCAACCGCCTCGTCCCAAGAGCAGTAAACCGGTTCGGGAGGTGATATCGTATGACCAATACGGAAAAGAAAAGCCTTGA
- a CDS encoding DUF6092 family protein yields the protein MTNTEKKSLEEGLQNRLLDYVSYVLTSARGLYKEPHSYGPMRMVDSLEKALFLLRDMGIKDDAIEESVAVIRENRWRVTSDPEAFAQALDDAILRLVKVTLKESSTSHE from the coding sequence ATGACCAATACGGAAAAGAAAAGCCTTGAGGAAGGTTTGCAAAATCGTCTTCTTGACTATGTTAGTTACGTCTTAACAAGTGCCAGGGGGCTATACAAGGAACCGCACAGCTACGGCCCCATGCGAATGGTTGATTCGCTCGAGAAAGCTTTGTTTCTTCTTCGGGATATGGGGATTAAGGATGATGCGATTGAGGAGTCAGTGGCAGTAATACGGGAAAATCGTTGGCGTGTAACCTCAGATCCTGAAGCATTTGCACAGGCATTAGATGATGCGATTCTTCGACTCGTCAAGGTGACTTTAAAAGAAAGCAGTACTAGTCACGAATAA